Proteins encoded in a region of the Lepeophtheirus salmonis chromosome 6, UVic_Lsal_1.4, whole genome shotgun sequence genome:
- the LOC121120716 gene encoding uncharacterized protein, which translates to MRYLLYILFIYVFIDQISVDGAPSKKKQKYFSLLNIVRFANQKCTTQSSTPLASRHGTCFTRDECNNNGGLIDGNCASGFGVCCVLTLKSCGGTITQNCTYVQNPEFPSGFTLGGNTMCSYTVPRNMDGICSIRLDFETFSIRQPVQGNCLNENFMATSPTGLVLPVLCGTLTGSHMYISSGTVSQTAASFKINFDPASNAVRSWDIKVTMIPCNSMTLPPDGCLQYYTGTTAKIQNFNFGALLQSQAYNICLRQEAGFCTVSYSVDESSQMPDPFNLDLGATSKVNPGK; encoded by the exons ATGAGATACCttctatacattttatttatatacgtatTTATAGATCAAATCTCCGTCGATGGTGCTCCATCCAAGAAGAAACAGA aataTTTCAGCCTTCTAAACATTGTCCGCTTCGCAAATCAAAAATGTACCACACAATCCTCCACCCCACTCGCATCACGCCATGGAACTTGCTTCACAAGAGATGAATGCAACAATAATGGAGGTCTCATTGATGGAAACTGCGCCTCTGGTTTCGGAGTTTGCTGCGTTTTAAC GCTGAAATCCTGTGGTGGAACCATTACACAA AATTGTACCTATGTTCAG AACCCAGAATTCCCTTCCGGATTTACACTTGGTGGAAATACAATGTGTTCTTATACAGTTCCTCGAAACATGGATGGAATTTGCAGTATCAG GCTGgactttgaaactttttccattCGACAACCCGTTCAAGGGAATTGcttgaatgaaaattttatgGCCACCTCTCCTACCGGACTAGTCCTTCCTGTTTTATGTGGAACACTCACTGGAAGTCACA TGTACATATCTAGTGGGACGGTGAGCCAGACTGCAGCATCTTTCAAGATCAACTTTGATCCTGCTTCCAACGCTGTTCGGAGCTGGGATATTAAGGTGACCATGATCCCTTGTAATTCCATGACGCT ACCTCCGGACGGCTGCCTTCAATATTATACAGGAACCACAGCAAAGATTCAAAACTTTAACTTTGGAGCATTGTTGCAGTCTCAGGCCTACAATATTTGTTTGCGGCAAGAAGCAG GATTTTGCACTGTCTCTTACTCTGTTGATGAGTCCTCCCAAATGCCGGATCCCTTTAACTTAGACTTGGGAGCTACATCCAAG GTAAACCCAGGTAAGTGA